From Brevinematia bacterium, a single genomic window includes:
- a CDS encoding transglycosylase domain-containing protein, with translation MKSWIKIVLIQTVFVVGFFVVYFSIPIDKGYLRPSNYSVKIFDRNGVLITELSGNGGINESFSLSEVSPRFIELLLLSEDRRFYSHFGVDLKAMGRAVWEFVSRGRFVSGGSTITMQLVKLK, from the coding sequence GTGAAAAGTTGGATTAAGATTGTTTTGATACAAACGGTGTTTGTTGTGGGGTTTTTTGTTGTGTATTTTTCAATACCTATTGACAAAGGTTATTTGAGGCCTTCTAATTATTCAGTTAAGATATTTGATAGGAATGGTGTTTTGATTACGGAACTGAGTGGCAACGGGGGGATAAACGAAAGTTTTAGTCTCAGTGAGGTATCTCCTAGGTTTATTGAACTACTACTTCTTTCTGAAGATAGGAGGTTTTATTCGCATTTTGGTGTAGATCTTAAAGCGATGGGTAGAGCTGTTTGGGAGTTTGTGAGTAGGGGTAGGTTCGTATCTGGTGGCTCAACTATAACTATGCAGTTAGTAAAGCTTAAAAG